GGCTTACGTATAAAAAGGCTAGTACATTTTCTAATTTTAATGTCATTCTGACCAGTGAAGCAGCGATCCGCTTCACGATGGGAATTCCGccgagtttagcaatattccagcaacatcactacGGGGCACACTAAAAATGGGCTTCGCGTATGGTACCAATGtggggtctttggtgtgacgagcaaacgctttaactattaggctaccccaccgccgctGCAAGAGAAGTGACTCAATAAGAAACGTTTTACAATgattttaaatacatttcagaaCATCAAAGTTCATTAAATCTGTGTAAATGGAAAACCTAAGTACACAATTAATTCTGGCGTCTTAAACCTCAGAGTCTCATATTTTCCACGTCAAAGCTGTGATCAATATCATTAGCACTTGGGTCACATTTACgtctgaagatccgggttagaattaatcttcagtaacttatgcttgtcgtaacaggcgactaacgggattgagtgtTCAGGCTCGCAGAGTtgttatcatatcccatttgcgaagatcgatgctcatgatgttgatcaatggacTATCTCGTTCAGACtaagttatttacagactgccgtcatgtAGTTGGGATATGAAGGGGTGAGgttgaaaactcactcacttactcaaagCCCTGAGTCGGCATAGAATCCTTGGCACGAGAGCCAACTTTTGTCTCTCAAAGAAGTGATCCATGTGTCTGTTGACACGTGTTTGCACGTTATTACTGATGCTGTCTTGACATAAGAAGCATGAAACACGTGTTCTTTTCGTATTTTTTATTCATAAAATACtcttacttttgacaatgaTTGATGATGAACCAAAAATGCAGGGATGTGAACACAATACATGTAGAATGTCAGGTGAGATGAAAATATGACGAATTTTaattatttatcaaaatatatagaTTACTGTTTGCATAAAAAAGGGTATTCACACATTTGGcactcaacattcacacacTTCTTTCAGCTTCCCAATCACTCATTATGTTTATGGAGGTGTTGGTGTGACAGCGTCCGTGTTGTCGAATCCCAACTTGCAGCAGGCCAGGATAGGCTCCACACATACTTGACGTCCGTCAAGGCCACTGGTCAAGGATGTGCACAACTGAAAACACAAGTTAGAAATGCCATTATTTACAAAGTCATACTATAACACTTCACAGGCATGGGCCTACCCAGATTCagtattgttttcagttttcgtGATTCACACAACGTTAATTCCGTGTGATAAATTCTAATTTCCTTGTTGCGCCGTTGTTCTGTGtggttaaatatgcatttaatAGACACATTTTAAAGAGCATTGGGTCTATTGGGTGCAAATGACTTAACATGTggtttaaacaaaatacttaCAGCCAGCCCACGTCCTCCGTATCTCTCGAGTTCTCTGAATGGCAGGTTGGCAGTTCCCAAGTCAACGTTGGTCTCCTGGTTGGTAGTGAGGGTGACAGAGGTGACAACTCCGGGGGTGGCGGTCGTTCCAGTGCCCCATGAACCTTGTCCCCACTGTTGTCCCCATGGGTGACCCCACTGCTGACCAAAACCTTGACCCCATCGTTGGCCCCAAATGTTGCTGTAGGAAATGATATATGAATTTACAATTTGATTCTTTTTGCACATTCATTTGGATAATCGCTGAACGTTTCACTTCACTATGAAGAAAACAACTTGAACTTACGTGAGCATTGTCCCCACTGATGGCCCCATGGTTCATCCTACTTTTGACCAAGACCTTGACCCCATCCCTGACCAAGACCTTGACCCCATCCCTGACCAAGACCTGGACCCTACTGTGGGCCCCAAACGTTGCTGTTGAAGAGACACAGGGTGAAATAAAGGTACATTTGACAATGTATTTTCCGGTTGTTTCACAAGGTGCATTAAATTGAAAAAATGTGAAACAATATGAAACTTCTGTTCACACTCCTTAAACCTGTTCATGGTGAGACCCACGGCATTGAGCACATGTCAGACTTTAAATGTACCCAACATGactttaactaatcccacactaCCCAGACGGCCCATACCAGGACCAAACCGTTCGTACCTTCCAATGATAGGTCCAAGTCCATCAGAGGTGCATCCAGCCTCCACACGGGACCTCTCAGTGATGACGAGGTTGTAGGTTCCTGATGCGGTTGTAGTCCTTAGAACGGCAGATCCAGACAAACCACTTCGTGATCGACCAAGCTGTAtagacaaataaacaaatctgTTTCTACATGTTCAGTGGTGTTAAATGCATCGTTTAAATTGAAAGCATTGTCTGACACCCGAAACCCAGTTTAATCAATGAATGTGACTACTTACACCCCATCCTCCCCAAGATGGCTGCATCCTCCTTAGAGTCACGGAGAAGGCAAAACCCGTTCCTGTTCCAGTGCATGTAATGGTCGTATCTGAAGGAAGAGCAAATTCAGTTAAACTGTTTATGTCTCACAATATACACATACAAGGAATCATTTCGTTAGTTAGGCAATGCCCAAGCTTAAggattggttggttgattgttgttttctcTTTAAAGCTGCAGCTCAGCAATATCAAGCTATATGGTCGTAAAAGAtaaagtctggacaagacaacgGTAGTCCAGCGATCAAGTAAATAAGGTTAAAAACCTATTTACCTAATTTACACAGTGCAAATAATCGCTTGATAGAATGTAAGTGTGCACGATTTTTACGGACTACCGTTTACTATTCTGGGCTCCAAACATAAAAAGCATTCTCATTAAAAAACACATATTACCAGCACATCCTGCATGTCGAGTTAACACACCTGAAGTATTCCAGTATTAATATACAATACCGTCGGGCGTTCGATGATCATACAGCGAATTAAAGCAATCCTGGTTGTAAATTATATCGTGCATAAATACTCACTCAGAATAGGGTTGACAATATTCTGGCCAAATCCTGCTCCTACTTGACCCCATCCTGCTCCACCAAATCCAAGTCCATGGATACCAAATCCACTACCTCCAATTCCACCTACTCCAAATCCAGCTTGACCAATACCTACATTACTCTGTCCTAAACCTTGACCCAAAGCCAGGTGAGCTATGACAGATAGAAGAGCTACTGCGAGGAAAGCCATGGTAGAACTGTACCCAATAAGAACCTAAGCTAATGTTTGGTATCTATCTCACTGGGTTTATATACCACTACAGGTATTACACGCTGGTAATTACCGGTAATTATGTCACAGAAATGCAGTAGAGGTCCTATCCCATGTAGGACATGCATTTGAGGACTAAGAATGCGTTAAGAGGGAGGCATTCATTAATATCTATCCCTTTGAGGCTGAACATGTTTCTCACGTTGTAAATATTTGGGTTACGTAATGTTGTGGTTCCCACGTTCATTCACGCGTCATCAATGGTCAACTTATTTCTGTAAATAACCCCTGGTGTCACCTCCCATAGGTCAGAGGCATGCACACCCGTTTTCGAACATCTGGTGTTGGCTATAGCAGTCATTgcgataaaaacaaaatgcaacctGGCTGTTTCGGTTCCAGTACCTGAGAACATGTGGCTTCGTGACCTGTATGCGAAATGAAAGTGTCTAATGACCCATGCAAATctacacattttattttcagtcTCTACATACGGTGATTCAGAGATTACAAGAACGTTTTCAAAATtatctttaaatatttttttgtccAACGATGAAACAGATCAGTCGATGGTTCTTCACACAAGAAGGATATTCTGATATTACATGTTGTATTACAGAAAGTTTAAGTCTATGAAATCAATAACGGAATTATTGCCGTAAGCGTTTATTTATCACCTACATGCGTGAACCGGGCAAACATTGATCGACTATGCACAGATGCACTTCAATATACAAACACGTATAGATTTTACACGCAATGGAGACATTATTCATTTAGCAATGCTTGCATCTGGTTTGAGGGAAATAGCATTACAATGtttctgaagtgagtgagtgagtttagttttacgccgcactccagctatatggcggcggtctgtaaataaccgagtctggaccacacagtccagtgatcaacaacatgagcatcgatctgcgcaattgggaaccgatgacatgtgtcaaccaagtcagcgagcctgaccactggatcccgttagtcgcttctcacgacaagcatagtcgtcttttatggcaagcatgggttgctgaaggcctgttctaccccgggaccttcacgggtctgtttcaAAAGTATCAGCATATACTATGTGATGGTCCATTTGATAATGATCAATTTCTGTAGACCAAATGACTCCTTTACTATTCTCATACATTTTAATGTATAGTGTAGATTGAAAACGTGTTTAGAATAAAAACATACTATCTTTGGTGTCGGTTTATTTTTACCAGTGACCAAACCGACATGAATGAGTTCTTGGGAAGTTTATATAGTTCATAATGTGGAATTTGAGGTGGAATATCTTAATTTCGGGTACATACCCTCAAGCAACAGATTCATTATTATGCAGTCAATGCAGTCTAGGTGTGCTATGGCTTGTAAATACTGATGTGTCAGCATGTTGTGTAATCTCACCTATATATGTACCATGATGGATTAAATAAGCCGGTAAAATATTGTTGATCTGCAACAAAATTGGCTTCAAATGTTGAATAGATATAAATCCATTCTTGTGAAAATACAAGTGTTCAATAACACTAAGAACCCTGTAACAACAAACGAGAGTCATTGATTTTCGAGCTGAAGGAATGCAGCATCACAATTACAACAATTTATCAAAAATACATTCAGAGCACGATTAGCTTCAGAcaataacatctttaaaaagtaaataatgTCGTTAAAAAAAGAGCTGCGGTTGAAATCGTTGGTGTTAAATTGCGTAAGATATCTAATATTTGCATTGTAAATATTACCAGAATGTGAAGCTTCTTCAAACTGACCATATGCATGTCGACCCCGTTCAGACAATCATTGATTCAATGATTGAGAAAGAAATTACGAAACTGAGTCTCAGGCGATCATGCAATCTTTGACAGCATCCTGGCCCAGCTAACCATTAAGAACAAAATTACAatataatatttctgcaagagaTATAATCATGTACTTCCATTTTGTTTGTACCTGCAACCTTGAAGACAGCGTCTCTTGTTTCGTGTAGGTGTTATCCCAGacggtccgggttagaactgatcttcagcaacccatacttgtcataagaggatactaacgggatcgggtggtcaggctcgctgatttggttgacacatgtcatcaattcccaattgcgcaaatcgatactcatgttgttgatcactggattatctggcccagattcgattatatAGAGACCGCCATGAATTGTGCACATAATAATGAATAGTAAACTGTAAAAACCCATTAAAGAGAACGGTCTGGAATGTTGCAACGtacgtcatatttgggatttcactttcttagtaaagcaaagtacaaattctagtacttttttggttgagtcacacccgggattcgaacccgcaccctcagagtcaggcacctaatcgccagcacacaaagtcagccgcctagcccactcagccaccttGCGATACTGTTGCGAtacttgtttccatgagtatagtTTACTGGTTCTATTACGAGCAACTTACAATCCTTTCACTTTAGtcacaacccgtgaaggtcccggagtagaacaggcattcagcaacccatgcttgtcataaaaaggcgacaatgcttgttgtaagaggcgattaacaggatccagtggtcaggttcgctgacttggttgacacatgtcatcaattcccaattgcgcagatcgatgctcatattgttgatcactggattatctggcccagattcgattatatagagaccgccatatagctggaatattgctgagtgcggcgtaaaactgaacgtactcactcactttgatcaCCATTTGTTTTATCAAAGCTATGATCCAACTTATTCTTTGCATTTGAGTTAAGTCCCTCTTTTGTCTCTCAAAGCATAGGTATGCAATTAcatgtttgcacattttttttctttactgTATTTTATTAcaagatatttatatagcacacatatcgaTGCAcatagtgcttgctcaaggcgctggtatatggttccctcgatcattggatgtcagccTCAACGTCACATCctgttatcaatctcaactccctagggagtatacaactcttgctgccactaggcgcaccgagttttgTTGTGCcattctcatcctaacgaggtacccaagtCACAGTTGAGTAGGCTGGGACACATCGTCACGGTACTTTGTTTACTGCACGCGCAACAAGGTGTATGTACGTATTCGTATTTTAACCATAGTTGTTAGGAAATATGTAACACATCGAGTTTCCgtattgttttttatttgtaaaatatacGATTAATGTGTTTTAGTAACAAGCATTGACAATGAATACAACCAATATGGTTAAGTCACATAAGATGaaaattatgagaaatgttatgATAATCATTATACTGAATATTAATAATTTACAGCAAATAGATTAGTGTTTGCATTCACAACGAAAGTATTCACACATTTTTGCTTTCAACATTTACACACTTGTTTCATCTTCCCTATCATTCATTTATGGAGGTGTTGGTGTTACAGCGTCCGTGTTGTCGAACCCCAACTTGCAGCAGGCCAGGATAGGCTCCACACATACTTGACGTCCGTCAAGGCCACTGGTCAAGGATGTGCAGAGCTGAAAATCGATAACGTTTGTGGGTGAATGTGAATGCCATCGGTTGACAGATGAATTGAATGTTTAAGGAGCAACGTATTTCACAATGAACTTACAGAACTGAATCAAAAGGAACTTTGAGTTGCCTTCGTCCCTGAAGCGTCGTCATACATGTTATAGTTTTTATTTTCAGGACCTAAGCACATGTCATTTGTATTAGTTTGTGTTTCTTCAATTAGAATGAATAACCCATCGTTATTCTGTCTCACAGACTGGAATCTTATTTTAGTTTTATACTAATTTCCGCTGgcataacataacatatataCGTACATAACAGACATAACTGAAGTCTCTCGGGACTATGACTTACAGCCAGCTCATGTCCTCAGTATCTCTCCGTAATGCCTGTCACAAATGTGTCGAGTACTTACAGCAAATCCGAGTCCTCCGTATCTCTCGAGCTCTCTGAATGGTAGGTTGGCAGTTCCCAAGTCAACGTTGGTCTCCTGGTTGGTAATGAGAGTGACAGAGGTGACAACTCCGGGGGTGGTGGTCGTTCCAGTGCCCCATGAACCTTGTCCCCACTGTTGTCCCAATGGGTGACCCCACTGTTGACCAAAACCTCGACCCCATCCTTGACCAAGACCTTGACCCCATCGTTGGCCCCAAACGTTGCTGATGAAGAGACATTGTGTGATATAGAGACATATTTGGCAACAAATATCCGGTAAACGTATCATTCATGTTTGTAAAATGTGACCCCATCGTTGACTCACACATTCCTGAAACATACTCTGATTTATTGTATTGTATCATTTTATGAAAAAGTGGATAATTCATCACTTCGTTAGGATAACGTTAGAAAtcattaacattttcaaaactaagtgagtgagggagtttagatttacgtcacacgcgacaatattccagcaatatggcggtctCAGATAATGTCTGGATAGGGATCATGTGAAACCTGTAATGTGAAAATTCATAAAAGATCTTCGTTAAGCCTGATATTTTAGCGATCTTTGCCAGTCGCTTATTTCCGTTCTTTCACAAAAGTTGACATATTCAACGTATGTTGTGTTGACTTTCCCCCTATTCCAACCCTATCCAAGCGACCCATATCATAGACGACCCATCCCTACCTTCCAATGACAGGTCCGAGTCCATCAGAGGTACATCCAGCCTCCACACGGGATCTCTCAGTGATGACGAGGTTGTAGGTTCCTGATGCGGTTGTAGTCCTTAGAACGGCAGTTCCAGCCAATCCACTTCGTGATCGACCCAACTGGAATAAAACTCAATCTTAGTTCGTGTCAAAACTACTCAAATAGTATGTCAGACAAGCCACTGATCGACTAAACTGCAATGAAAAGTATATTAAATCTGTTTCCTTCTCTCCTTCAAAAAAGTGTGTCAATAACATACGATTGGATTTACCAAAACGTTTTCGATCTTTTAGTAGAGTGATACTTCCCAGCTTTA
Above is a genomic segment from Haliotis asinina isolate JCU_RB_2024 chromosome 7, JCU_Hal_asi_v2, whole genome shotgun sequence containing:
- the LOC137291513 gene encoding putative per-hexamer repeat protein 5, with the protein product MAFLAVALLSVIAHLALGQGLGQSNVGIGQAGFGVGGIGGSGFGIHGLGFGGAGWGQVGAGFGQNIVNPILNTTITCTGTGTGFAFSVTLRRMQPSWGGWGLGRSRSGLSGSAVLRTTTASGTYNLVITERSRVEAGCTSDGLGPIIGSNIWGQRWGQGFGQQWGHPWGQQWGQGSWGTGTTATPGVVTSVTLTTNQETNVDLGTANLPFRELERYGGRGLALCTSLTSGLDGRQVCVEPILACCKLGFDNTDAVTPTPP
- the LOC137291561 gene encoding putative per-hexamer repeat protein 5, which produces MAFLVVALLSVIAHLTLGQGFEPSNAGVSQASAGFGQTGGSWGQAGFGVGGFGNHGPGIRGAGWGQVGVGWGQNIVNPFLNTTITCTGTGTGFAFSVTLRRMQPSWGGWGLGRSRSGLAGTAVLRTTTASGTYNLVITERSRVEAGCTSDGLGPVIGSNVWGQRWGQGLGQGWGRGFGQQWGHPLGQQWGQGSWGTGTTTTPGVVTSVTLITNQETNVDLGTANLPFRELERYGGLGFALCTSLTSGLDGRQVCVEPILACCKLGFDNTDAVTPTPP